The sequence CGACGTGCTGCTCGAGCACGGCAGTCGGCTGTACGCCCCGGTGGACCTGGGCTTCGCGGCGTGCCGCCTCTCGCTCATCAGGCCGGCGGGGGCGAGCGGCCCCGTGCGGCGCGTGGCCAGCAAGTACCCCCGCGTCGCGGCCGAGTACCTGCGGCGCCTCGGCAGCCCCGCCGAGGTGGTGGAGCTGTCGGGCAACGTCGAGCTGGCGTGCCTGTCGGGGCTGGCCGACGCCGTCGTGGACGTGGTGCAGACGGGCGCGACCCTGCGCGCCAACGGGCTGACCGAGGTCGACGTGATCGCGCGGTCGAGCGCGCGCTTCGTGGTGAACCGGGCGGCGCTCAAGCTCAAGGCCGGCGTGCTGCGGCCCCTCGTGGCGGCGCTGCGGGCACGGGCGGAAGGCTGAGTGGCCGGGCGCCGCCGCTACAGCCAGCCGCGACGCCTGAAGGCGGCGATCATCCACCCGGCCAGCGTCAGGTTGACGAGCCAGAACACCGGGTAGGCCCAGCGCAGGCGGTACTCGGGCATGAACTCGAAGTTCGTGCCGTAGACGCCGGCCAGGAACGTCAGCGGGATGAAGATGGTGGCGATCACGGTGAGCACCTTCATGACGTCGTTCATGCGCACGCTGAGGAGCGACAGGTAGACGTCGTGCAACCCGGTTATCTGCTCGCGCTGCGTCTCGACGGCGTCCATGACCTGCACGGCGTGGTCCTGGGCGTCGCGGAGGTAGGTGGCCACCTCCGGGGAGAAGTAGGTGAGGTCCTTGCGCTGCGCGGAGGCGAGCACGTCGCGTAGCGGCCAGGCGGCCCGGCGGACGACCAGTAGGTCGCGGCGCAGCTCGTTGATGCGCTCCAGCGAACCGCGCTCCGG is a genomic window of Trueperaceae bacterium containing:
- a CDS encoding ATP phosphoribosyltransferase, translating into MSAQALVLALPKGRVLEDALAALRAAGLELTMSEDERALRHDGPGATVLVMRNADVPTYVELGVADAGVVGRDVLLEHGSRLYAPVDLGFAACRLSLIRPAGASGPVRRVASKYPRVAAEYLRRLGSPAEVVELSGNVELACLSGLADAVVDVVQTGATLRANGLTEVDVIARSSARFVVNRAALKLKAGVLRPLVAALRARAEG
- the corA gene encoding magnesium/cobalt transporter CorA gives rise to the protein ALRTAAPTPAPTATASAPLHSEQFSLVLKDGLLVTFQELETDPFGALRDRLRQAKGRIRKMGVDYLAYTLIDLVVDQYFDVLEAYGDDLEALEEEILRGPERGSLERINELRRDLLVVRRAAWPLRDVLASAQRKDLTYFSPEVATYLRDAQDHAVQVMDAVETQREQITGLHDVYLSLLSVRMNDVMKVLTVIATIFIPLTFLAGVYGTNFEFMPEYRLRWAYPVFWLVNLTLAGWMIAAFRRRGWL